The nucleotide window GGGGTTCATACGCAGCGGATTGAGTCGCAATGGCGCGTAGTGAAACGTTTTTTCTACAAAGACAATTATAATCACACCGCCAACTTCGCCGACGTCATCGTCGAATATATGTGGCGGCGATCTGTTCAAAAGGAAGGAAAAGATCCATTTGTATCATTAatagatgcaattaaatatgtatatacattggactgaaacattttggttttctttattttgatttcttgtccatacaaaaatgttggctgggttgcattgctttcagtttgtatggaaaaatgagcaaaaacactgatttttggtcattttcaaAGGGCTCCCTACAGGTCTATAGGGGCTCTAGGGGGTCGAGGGggggtttattaaaaagttcgatcCTTCCCCTTTCCAATAAGGCGTGAGAGGGGTCTTCGCCGCCCAATTTGAATATCTCTGCCGGGAATGCTTCTCACATTAACGCATTAATTACTTTCATaattacattatatacatacatataaccttCATATAAGTGCCTTTTAAAAGAAAGGCTGAATGAAAACATATACAGGGTTTTCTAAAAAGAGTGAAacactaattgttaaggaattttaaatgttgattttttaatatgaagtaCTATCGATTCcattaagttctgaatataatGTCATACAAATGTGGAGTTCGCACGACTTCTTTGCagaaaatagttttttgaaCCGAATTTTCgagttatttttcaaataaatcaaatcatatgtcgaaaatataatattcaatatttattctaCAGCTAGTGTGATTTAATACTAAAGGCCAGTACCTTCAAATAACCTCACAAAAGGTAGTCTTATGGTGCTAAATCataacttcttggaggccattcaatttcacaatttaaagaaatatttgaatctTTTCTAGCAAAAATTAGGTGGCACAGTTTTTTGGAAGCGGATGTTGTCAAGAACAACTTCTTCAAATTGCAGCCATTATACCGTTCTCCATTGATTATAACCAGCGTCACCAACCCACGATTCTACCAGAcaaaaaaccacaccaaaactgTTAAtctaggtgaatgtaatggctGTTCATGAATATTTAGCGGTTAAAATTTTCGACAATTCGACAAATAGCGAGCACAGGTGGACGATTATTTGTACTATAAAATGGCAAGAGCGCAGAAATAGTTGTATTTGGAAAACGatcattttgataataaaatcaaataatttgtaaacgttgttcttgtGTATATGAAGTTCTCCATGATGaatttgtaaacattactgaaaccaatggaaaaaatatagatcacgatattttaaaaatggctgaaaaaacatttacaaatcTTATCACCCCCATTGAAAAACCCGGCGTATTTTTCACTGTTCAgcttcatttttctttttaagttaTGATGCTGATTTGAACTTTTTAAGCTGGCTCATTTTTGCGTGTGTTTTACCAACATGCGGTACGTGTTCTATGCTAACAACCCTTGTAACTTACTTCCTTCTTCGGAAGGTGTCCTTGTAAGTCTACAAAAATAATCACTTGATATCACTTGTGTGTTCATGAGTTTTGTGGTGGAAAGTCAAGTTTTGAGTAAAATATGGAATTCTGCTCACAAAGCCATTCAACGCCTCGGCATAACAAACAGTTATCgtattgtattatatgtacatatgtataaagtataATAATGTTGGGCGCTATAGATACTCCCTTTTCTTCAGACGTTGTCACACTGTTAATACACCTGCTTTCCTTACTACCGCATTGGTCGTGACCTTATATAATTCCCactcataaatttaaaaaaagccgACACGTTCTGGCAACTTGGTAATAGTTGTTTGCTTGGATGTGCCTGTACCATAGgtatgcaaaaaaatgtaaataatgtgCAAAGAAAATTATCTCGCGTATTTAAACTTTGCAACAAATCACTCTCTTATATTACATACCAtgtacattttctgccatttttatACTCCCTCTGTAGTACAGGTGATGCCTTTCCAGTGAACACTGCATCGCATTATTGTAAATTATAATTTGCTGATGTGTattgtatttttcattaaaaaaaaatcgtaatttgTAATGATCCTCCATTCAAGCCCAtagccttcacaaatacaaaaaaatccttacaagaacttcattttgatactatactatatgcaatagtaatccgatctaaaaCATTCCTTCATAGTTTAACCCATATTCTTAAGCAataatccatgctaaattttgtaaagatctctcgtcaaatgaaaaatttttttataccaattatGCATACAGACCAACTGAAGAAGAACTGGATGGGGAGACAAACGGGCTTGGCTAAATCTACTCAGCTCATGctgatcttcttcttcttcttaattggcgtagacaccgcttacgcgattatagccgagttaacaaccgcgcgccagtcgtttcttcttttggtTCCGTGGCggcaattggatattccaagcgaagccaggacCTTCCCCatctggtccttccaacggagtggaggtcatcctcttcctctgcttcccccggcgggtactgtgtcgaacactttcagagctggagtgttttcgtccatccggacaacatgacctagccagtgtagccgctgtcttataattcgctgaactatgtcaatgtcgtcgtatatctcatacagctcatcgtttcatcgaatgcgatattcgccgtggccaacgcgcaaaggaccataaatctttcgcagaacttttctctcgaaaactcgcaacgtcgactcatcagttgttgtcatcgtccaagcgtctacaccatatagcaggacggaaattatgagtgacttatagagtttgatttttgttccttgagagaggaatttacttctcaattgcctactcagtccgaagtagcacctgttggcaagagtcaTCTagtgttggatttccaggctgacattattggtggtgtttacgctggttccaagatagacgaaattatatatgtctacaaagttatgactgtcaacagtgacgtgagagccaagtcgcaagtgcgacgactgtttgtttgatgacaggagatattttgtcttgccctcgttcactgccagacccacttgttttgcttccttgtccagtctggagaaagcagaactaacggcgcggctgttgaggccgatgatattaatatcaccATGCAGatcatgtacatacaagtatatattctGAGTATCTCCGACGCTTCTTTTTTGCTGTTACACACTTTAGATGCCCTGTTGATATGAAAACAAACAGTTACATTTACTACAGCTTCAGTTGCAACATTTCAACGATATTTTAATTGCAGGCAATGTTTCTTTTCACACTTTTGTGTTTAATTGCTATCGcgctttttatttcaaaatgtttggtacggtttttttttgtcttaatgAAGCAGATCAAAAATTAGAGCACATGTGTATGTGCTAACTACAGTGATGTAATAGAGGCACCAAAAAAGgtaaagaaagaaatttataaaaaatcaaaaatgcaaGTTTATTTAATCACTGctaaaaggaaaatataaataaaattatattgaatttttatacggcttatgttttcaatttaagatgttgattaaaatattactaaattttaGTCTTCCTACtgccaatttaaaaaatatcacagGAAAGGCACCCATTCGTCCGTTCATAAACTcctttttaaattaactttcGTCTTTAGGAGATTTCAGTGACCGCTTGGTAACGTGGTACTGAAGCCTGTCGTTTCAGTGAAGGCTGTATACAATCAGTTTCTGAAATCCTTTGATGAtcctttgtaaatttttttgtctttattaTTGTTCATATACCGCAAAGTTTAATTATATTACGCTCAGTGgctatgaatataaatataaatgctttaCATACCAATTAACAGAATTTGCTTTTAGTTACGGAATAAAAGAGCTAAAAATGTtgcttttgtgatttttttgcttaaagcTTTTCCACGAAATGCATCATTTTAGTGGTGACGATTATTATCTACTAAAAGTGtctaaatatttcaattcaaGGAACGGGAACGCGCTGACTATGACACAATATTGCAGTCGATATATAATTGATGTTTTTTGAACAGAATTCTATAAACGTTCGTCCATCGACCTCCGAATTTGGCACagataaattttattatgtatgtatgatatttcaacaaataattcaaaaatttgctttaCTCGATACCAGTGATTGTTTATCAGTCTCATAAGTTGATAGAGCTAACTAAATGCAGCTGTAGCATTCTGAAAACTAGCGAAATCGAGCAACGTCGGAAGGGACTAATTTAACCATAGTTTCAACTGACTATTTTTTTGGTAGTAATGACCAAACCGTTTTTGAAACTGCTTCAAAAAATGTTGTGGCAGCCAAAACAAGTGTGCTCAAAAAATGAAATGCTGtagaaaagtcaaaaaaaaaaatagttaaacatATTGTAACGTGGCTTTCACCACCTTACAATGATTTACTTCAACACTGTACATCATTTACCATCATTTAGACCTCAACGCAGAGCTTTCCACCATGCCAGAATTATACTGCACGTATTAAACTTCACCTCACCGCACTGACCAAAGCTACGCACACAACTCACCCCACTACACTGATGAAAGCTGCGCTATGctgctatataagcaagcacttcacACCGAATGCGATCATTTCTTCCAGCTCTCCAGCGAGGACGGTGGCAACCAGCAGCAATATGCAGGGGTAAGTGGAGTAGTAGTAGTAGCAGTAGGTAGTTTTGGGTAGACATTGCGTTGAAAAGGCATCACCGTGAGGTGATGCCACtgctcgcaatggctctgctATTTACAGTAGGAGTTAGTAGTTAGCAGGCATTGcgtagaaaaggcatcaccgcgaggtgatgccagtgctcgcaatggctctgATATTTACAGTAGGAGTTAGTAGTTAGCAGGCATTGcgtagaaaaggcatcaccgcggGGTGATGTCAGTGCACGCAATGGCTCTGCTCTTTTTTGGGGGGAATTCGCAGGCATTGcgtagaaaaggcatcaccgggaggtgatgccagtgctcgcaatggcgCTGCCGTAGTCGCGCTATGATGCAGCGACAGCACAGCTGCGCTGCCTCGAACAGCGTTAGTACCGCTGCTTGCACACCGTAGTGCACCGTTACAAACCTAACGCGATTATCAGGCGACTCGCATGTAAGTACCGAGGGGAGGCAATGAGCGCGTCCAGTGTGCTTTGAAATTAATAACTTCTCCCTCGCAGGGGAGCTACCGTACAAATCGCCGCCGTGCAAATCACCGTTGTACAACTCACCGCTGAACAGATCACCGTCGTACAAATCACCGTTTTACAACTCACCGTCGTACAAATCGCCGTTGTACAGATCACCGTTGTACAAATCACTACTGTACAAATCACCGTTGTACAACTCACCATTGTACAAATCACCGTCGTACAaatcatcaccgtgccagcctCAACAAGCAtcaacgcctggctcatcaatcccgttcgttttcatcaccgtgccagcctcaacaagcgtcaacgcctggctcatcaatcccgttcattttcatcaccgtgccagcttcaacaagcgtcaacgcctggctcgccaatctcgttcgttttcatcaccactGTATACATCAAGCTGGTCTGGCTGTCCGCATAAGGGGTGGGGTGTGGATACAACTTTACGAGGATAAAACTCGTCTCTTTTTTGCTAAAGGTTCGTGGGTaccaaggctgaccctggagcggctgagcatacctcagctatggacgaaaccccattacaaatggcgcccgagcagggacctgaCTTTGTGAGTGACAGTGAAAAACATGAAACGGTCACCAACGCCCATGAATCAGGTTCGCCACACCCCCTACACAATCATAAGCATCGCAGTACTCCAGCGAATAAGGCTCTAACGCTTGAGACGGACACGACCAGTTGGATTTACTGGCTGAAGAAGGACCGATTAATCACCGAGTGCAGACGACACCACATCGCTGTCGAAGGGCGCACCGTAGCAGATCTCCCTAACGAGCTGAGCGCCTGCACCCGTGCAAAGCGCCACAATAAATCCACGGAGGATCTGGTAAAAGCATTGGAAAGGGAAATGAAGGAGGAAGATAACGCCACCATACTCGTTCCAACCACCACAGTGAGAATCCCCAGCAAAGCGATAGCAACACGTGACATCACATCGGCTGCAAAATTATGAACTCCGTGCGGCGATGGAACATACGCTACAGCGGTCGCGAAAATTTACACGACTTTTTAGAGCGATTCGAGGAACTAGCCGAATGCTACTCTATAGCAAATAACCAGCTTCTTGCTACTATGCCGGAAATTTTGCAGGACAAAGCGCTGCAATGGTTTCGTGTAAAACGCAACACCATCAACACGTGGGACGATTTTCGTTACGAGGCTGAGCGGttctttttaccgaaacgtCACCTCGCACATCTGGAGGAAACCATCCATCAGCGCAAGCAATTTCCCAGAAAGAAGGCAAAGGATTATATAGCCAGCACAATCCAAACGCCTATTCGCCAGCACCCGAAACTTCGCGATGAACATCACAGCGAGCGTATATATGACGGTCTAAGTGTGGAATATCGCTTATATGTCCGTCGGAGTGATTTCAACAACGTAGACGAACTACTCGAATTAACTGAAGAATTCGAATTGCTGAAAGGCGAGGAGACCAGGCAAGCAAGAAACACCAATCACTGTTTGACGGCGGTAAGCACTAAGTATTGCCGCGAGAAAGTTTGTTGACGATGTAAGCTGCCGGGACACCGAAGACACCAATGTCGCAACCAGCAGCGAATATTTTGTTCTCGCTGTGGACGCGACGGAATCATGTCGCGGGACTGCAATTGTCCTACACATGCGACAGTGCGAGCTAACCAGACGTATATACCTAGCACGAAAATGTATCCTGTTACTATAGAGATGGGTAACAAGTCAACGCACCTACTTGTATCAGCTCAACCGACGCTTTCGGAACATGTCATCTTAGGCATGGATTTCTTAAGGAAGCGAGACCTGACTATCACCATCGATGGTACAAAAACGTCACTACCTTTAACTTCTGTTGACACGGCTCATACCAGAAATGTGTAGGTAACAAGGCAAATTGACATACCCATGAATCAGGCGTCCATTTCGAGAAGTGTGCGGGCTGTAGCAAACTTATTGTGAAGGTGAAGGAAGgagaaataaagtttcccagttcaacagaggaagaaaattttataaaaacggggcaagtattaataatatactaatttaagcaaatttatttgaaatctaCTCcagatttttagaaaatttggaataaaaagcaCCAAAGGAGCCATTGACTGCACGCATATTgctatcaatataatttgaatagaaatcagctgttgtTATTTACATTATCTTGTTCACCACACGTGTGGGGAAAAGCTTTAcgaattgaagcttttacttttatcaagactgtcacagaataccaaaatatttctcgcttGATAAATACTTGAgttaattgtcaatattttattaatttgtcaaatgcacagaataggggtgttaGTGGTTGTGTTAATTGCGCTCTTTAAGGtcgccgttttttttttactattttctgtCTGCTTAACtagaacatatatgtatggctGTATTTTTGTAGGAGAAGATTCTTTTAAAGCCAAATGTTGgtccttttttgttgttcttaatgatcttacagccctattctgaaaaaaacCTCTCAGCTGAGTTGAAAGGAAAAATTTGAGAGACTTCTTGTGAAGCATATTTCGTgaggctattcttgctcaaacctcataagaaaaaaacttaaaaaagtcaccacgtgaggtaaaaagctttttgctgtcaaacagctgttttaataaaaataagcaaacacaaatggacacacaaatggataatcagcatatgtaagtagttttgcaaattttaaatatatatacttatatacaataatttcatatatttctagGCGTACAAAAATGGAAAAGACAACTCAGGATGCAGCTGCATCCTGAGTTGCAACGGGGGAAGCTAACTCCGACAAACCCTCAAGGGCTGCAAATACTTTGGTCGGagttagcagataatttaaatgcCTTAAGAGGTCCAAATCGGTCGGCAGCCAAGTGGAGGGAAGTAAgttcataaatcataaaaaatgaaattaaaatgtaaaaaaaattaaataaaataaaatgaattatttaagcatacatatgtagatgtctttttattcattcttagaggaagtaaaatgtacagagacagtaagtaacttacatatatgtatatatgtatatatatttatatatatatatttatagtacataattataacactcaattctcaatttttttaaaaacaaaacaaaacaaacaagattgaaatataaaagtttcaAACAACAAAGGTTATATTGCATGTCGGTTGATCCAATGTTTGCAAATTCAATGGCAATTTCAGGGCAGAATGTACAGTTCGTCCACGTTCTAATCTAATAATGTAGCAGCTATCCCAGATGATGCTACTGCCAGGTACTATTTGACTTTGTGCCCGAATCGTatctaaaattaatgaaattaaaaatgttttaccaGTTCCACCTGGTGCGTCGAGGAAAAAGAATTCGCCATTGCCGTCATTTACTGATTTCATTATTGTATCGTaagctgttttttgttgcaGATGTAAAAGtgggattttattttgtacgGATTGACTTAAAGTATTTCTATCGTATTGCCGTTCTCGTTCAAATTCACGATTGAGTGCATCGTGGATAGGGCGATTAGGCGCAGGCATTCCTAATTCGTGCAACATCTTACCGAATATCATCACGCACAATTCCTCTAAAGTTATTAATACCTTATTGTGTATTTCCATGCAAATTGCATGATCGGGATTTGCCGTTGTTACACGTATTTGATGTAAAAAGTCTTCAGCCATATTGTCTTTGTATTTGTTCCACAAGTTTTGTGGACTCGATGGAAAGCATGCTGAAATTATGATAGCAAAAAGTGATCGAATCTGATGAGAAGTAGATGAAATAACAGCATCAGCGAGTGTATGATCCCAATGAATATCATCCTCCAGTAAATGTAAACGTTGACAGGCTTCTCGATATGTTGTGCACAATTCACCTTTGACGGTTTGTagaaatttaaatgaagttgGTCCACGAACATTAACTAATAGCAAACGCAGGTAAAAACATTCGTCATTTCTCGGATGAACTGTGTAAATGCGCCCTAAAGCATCGGTTGAATATACATTTGCATACCCCGGTACAGGCTGCCCTTGTTTCCTACGTTGGAACTTTTTGgatgatgcattccatgtaaaatattttgttatttccgAGTAAAACAATGTTTTTGCAAATGGATCACTTGCGCATGTCTCGAAGAAACTTGTGAGCGTTGTCGCTGGTGGCCTCTCAGCTCTTTGCGCTGCGTTTTCTGTtgtgaaataaactctttgtcCATTTTCAAGGTGATGTGCTAAATGGACTACGGTGGGATGACGCTCGTGTATAGAAAAGGAAAAGGTTCTCCAAACCGCTTCATTGCTACTAATATATCTTCTCATTTGATATTCTGAAACTTCATCGTTATTAGAATCTGCAATACCAAATACAGCCATGTCgtttcctttggtgacgtacttgcaaacatattttattcacCGAATTACAGTACTCAACATTGCAATGCGCTTTAAAGGTTTTGGAGAGCAGCGGGGAATACGGAACAACCCATCTGTTGTTAACTACCACATCCTTATTTTTTACTTGCAACGTTATTGTTCTGCCCTTATCTTCTACAGAGCGGCGACGATACAGAGGGTAACCATCATTGCCTGTAATTGTATCAGCCGACAAAGCACGTCGGCTACTTCGggatcaggaatttctgcaCAAATGATTAAGTCTATTTCATCTGGTCTTATTTTTTCGACCATTCACAGGAGAATATGTGCATGAGGTAGTCCTCTCTTCTGCCATTCTACAGAGTACATCCAACATCGTACGTCTCCGATGATATGACATTTTACAATGAAGTCCATCAGCGCTTTGAGTTTCTGCTTGAACACTCTTGCTGTTATGTCGTAACGATCGCTGGATGACTGACCGTGTAATAACTGATTTGTTATTTCGATCCATTTTGGGTTGCACGTGAAGGTAATAAATAAATCTGGTCGACCGTATTGGCGCACGTAGGTCATAGCAACTTGCGCGTATTCGTGCATGTGTCTCGGGCTTCCTATATACGTTGCTGGTAAAATCGTAAGTCGACCGATATTATTTCCATTTCCATCTCTGTTCATGGCGTCGCGCAAAGAATGTATTCTTCTGATCGTAATTTTGTTTGGTTTAATCGTATATATGTCAGACGTTCCGtttcaactttaacatacatatcaATAGCAAACTGATGAAATAATCGGCGGCACTTAAAAATGTGGTTATCCTCGTTCAGACGAATCATGAAACGGTATGCATAAAAATTCATTGAgctgacatttttatttgtttcttgaCCAGTAACATAATAATTTACATTCATTCAATTATTAatatgagtaattttttttagtaaacttgcatgtatttgttatttgttattgcGTTGATACATACCAGTCGCTGGATTAATTATCTTGATTAAAAAATGATATCCAACCTCTCCTCTACAAAATAATAGAGGGTATTGTAATGCATCATATGAACGATGTGTTTCACTAATACGCTGAAGGTTGCCACCATCACGCCGTTGAATTACAATGTCTCGAGAGTCTATATTCT belongs to Bactrocera dorsalis isolate Fly_Bdor chromosome 1, ASM2337382v1, whole genome shotgun sequence and includes:
- the LOC125777443 gene encoding uncharacterized protein LOC125777443, with amino-acid sequence MAEDFLHQIRVTTANPDHAICMEIHNKVLITLEELCVMIFGKMLHELGMPAPNRPIHDALNREFERERQYDRNTLSQSVQNKIPLLHLQQKTAYDTIMKSVNDGNGEFFFLDAPGGTGKTFLISLILDTIRAQSQIVPGSSIIWDSCYIIRLERGRTVHSALKLPLNLQTLDQPTCNITFVV